From a single Lolium rigidum isolate FL_2022 chromosome 7, APGP_CSIRO_Lrig_0.1, whole genome shotgun sequence genomic region:
- the LOC124669415 gene encoding CST complex subunit TEN1-like: protein MASSTLKPGVPVTLQELEPSSEMFKQGASLRVTGILHSYDVDSAVAVIQDGSAKLKVDTQHLRDISFRCSSTYQFIGELLIQPNSDAILQARVGRNVDGLDLNLYQQSLIIRRQHEAKLLSSRRA from the exons ATGGCATCTTCTACTCTAAAACCAGGTGTGCCTGTTACTTTGCAAGAGCTAGAGCCATCCTCAGAGATGTTCAAGCAAGGGGCATCCCTCCGAGTAACAGGAAT CCTCCATTCATATGATGTCGACTCTGCGGTTGCCGTTATTCAAGATGGCAGCGCGAAGCTCAAGGTCGACACTCAACACCTGAGAGACATCAGTTTCCGCTGTAGTTCGACATACCAGTTCATCGGCGAACTCCTTATCCAGCCAAACAGCGAT GCAATTCTACAAGCACGAGTGGGCAGGAATGTTGACGGTCTCGACCTGAACCTTTACCAGCAGTCTTTGATCATCCGACGGCAACATGAGGCCAAACTACTGAGCTCCAGGAGGGCATGA